Proteins from a single region of Candidatus Aminicenantes bacterium:
- a CDS encoding RNA methyltransferase, whose protein sequence is MKIEITSRSNPRLQALLKNREKLVFFEGEKLVGDILARPLTVSTLVYSSEMEKRLPEISATVVEQWRVSRPVLEKISELKTPPEIIAVLAMPAWEINLQKQKIVFAFDSLQDPANLGAVFRCAAAFNVSALVMAGACVRANHPKVVRAAQTALLDVPFQVFPSLEELLAEAQARKVHIYLTGSHASGRPLAVANMEFPCLVLFGNEGQGLARSLLARFPLIRLEQAARIDSLNVAVSACILMHEVKRVHGW, encoded by the coding sequence ATGAAAATTGAAATAACCTCGCGCAGCAACCCGCGCCTGCAGGCGCTGCTGAAGAACAGGGAAAAGCTTGTTTTTTTCGAGGGTGAAAAACTGGTCGGGGACATCCTGGCGCGCCCGCTTACCGTGAGCACGCTCGTGTACAGCTCCGAGATGGAAAAACGGCTGCCGGAAATTTCGGCAACGGTGGTTGAGCAATGGCGGGTCAGCCGCCCGGTGCTGGAAAAAATCTCGGAACTGAAAACCCCACCGGAGATCATCGCCGTGTTGGCGATGCCAGCCTGGGAGATCAATCTCCAAAAGCAGAAAATCGTCTTTGCTTTCGATTCGCTCCAGGATCCGGCCAACCTGGGCGCGGTGTTCCGCTGCGCGGCCGCTTTCAACGTCTCCGCCCTGGTTATGGCCGGGGCCTGCGTGCGCGCCAACCACCCCAAGGTGGTCCGTGCCGCCCAAACGGCTCTGCTCGACGTTCCCTTCCAGGTTTTTCCCAGCCTCGAGGAACTGCTGGCCGAGGCCCAGGCCCGGAAGGTTCATATCTATCTGACCGGATCGCACGCCAGCGGCAGGCCGCTCGCCGTCGCCAACATGGAGTTTCCCTGCCTGGTGCTCTTCGGCAACGAGGGACAGGGGCTGGCGCGGAGCTTGCTGGCGCGCTTTCCGCTCATCCGCCTGGAGCAGGCGGCGCGTATCGATTCGCTCAATGTCGCCGTCAGCGCCTGCATCCTGATGCACGAAGTGAAGAGGGTACACGGCTGGTGA
- a CDS encoding TIGR03960 family B12-binding radical SAM protein — MNAQELLAHLQNPQAYIGREINSCRDGFARSNINICLVFPDTYAIGMSHSGLKILYHLLNNMDGVHAERAFLPEPENLAVFKESGVSLFSLENRIALKDFDLIGFSLASELNFTNVLHVLALSGLPLLAAQRQEGAPLVAAGGIAVANPEPLRAIIDLFAFGDGEALFPDLIAVLKKARENKLRRQQVLQSLAALQGIYVPSLVPLKQVGCFLVPDLGGRKIVKRICPDLNRLPAETHEIVPICEVVFNRLNVEIARGCPQNCRFCQAKSYYAPFRARNLEPTVDFIGKALSQTGFESFSLSSLSSGDYPYLRELLGRIPALIRPDISFSIPSLRPSTLTEELLATLARFRKTGLTIVPEAGSERLRRVLNKHVTDGEIFQALDFAWQHRWQKVKMYFMLGLPGEGMDDIEAIAALLEKILAQARSRRATVTIHVSFSSFVPKPHTPLQWAGREDVGTLEEKVAYLKNRLKRYKNLNLDFHSPQLGIVETILARGDARVGELLLEVFRAGEAFTAWDAHFHFPVWEKWIRGEAGTDFLAALTPTTVLPWDFIQLNFSRDYLAAEYGRALSAQETAECSQQDCAACAGCSFAKKTFPAVAPAPLVPVSPPPPTPARYRRLRIQYQKTGDLRYLSHLALMQYIERLLRKSGLLFKYSEGFHPRIKMASLPPLPVGAQGFAELVEVFVAGEMGEAEIAACLNNGQTDLCFDKARFVLDDKSLYRDLQFIEWRFLWPEAAEHRGDLGDYLLAGERLTDAGNSLELAIDYSRQGQERFARIYKLLDPERKWTANLSRTAVRFKNEN, encoded by the coding sequence ATGAACGCCCAGGAGCTGCTTGCCCATCTTCAGAACCCGCAGGCCTATATCGGGCGGGAAATCAATTCCTGCCGCGATGGCTTCGCCAGGAGCAACATAAATATCTGCCTGGTTTTCCCCGATACCTATGCCATCGGCATGAGCCATTCGGGCCTGAAGATCCTGTACCATCTGCTCAACAACATGGACGGCGTTCACGCCGAGAGGGCCTTTCTGCCCGAGCCGGAAAATCTGGCCGTTTTCAAAGAGAGCGGTGTTTCGCTGTTTTCGCTGGAAAACAGGATCGCGCTCAAGGATTTCGACCTGATCGGCTTTTCGCTGGCCAGCGAACTCAATTTCACCAATGTGCTGCACGTGCTCGCCCTGAGCGGTTTGCCCCTGCTCGCGGCGCAGCGGCAGGAGGGGGCGCCGTTGGTGGCGGCGGGCGGGATCGCGGTGGCCAATCCGGAGCCATTGCGCGCGATCATTGATCTTTTCGCTTTCGGGGACGGCGAAGCCCTTTTCCCGGATTTGATCGCCGTGCTGAAAAAAGCCAGGGAAAACAAGCTGCGGCGTCAGCAGGTGCTGCAGTCCCTGGCCGCGCTGCAAGGGATCTATGTGCCCAGCTTGGTGCCATTGAAACAAGTCGGCTGTTTTCTCGTTCCCGACCTCGGTGGCCGAAAAATCGTGAAACGGATCTGCCCGGATTTGAACCGCCTGCCGGCGGAGACCCATGAGATCGTCCCCATCTGCGAGGTGGTGTTCAACCGGCTGAACGTCGAGATCGCCCGCGGCTGCCCGCAGAACTGCCGTTTCTGCCAGGCCAAGTCTTATTATGCCCCATTCCGGGCTCGAAACCTCGAGCCGACCGTCGATTTCATCGGCAAGGCCCTGTCCCAAACCGGTTTTGAATCTTTTTCGCTCTCATCGCTCAGTTCGGGCGATTATCCCTATCTGCGGGAATTGCTGGGACGGATCCCTGCCCTCATCCGGCCCGACATATCCTTTTCCATTCCTTCGCTGCGGCCATCGACCCTGACCGAGGAGCTGCTGGCCACGCTGGCCAGGTTCCGCAAGACCGGACTGACGATCGTCCCGGAAGCGGGCAGCGAGCGTCTGCGCCGCGTGCTCAACAAGCATGTCACCGACGGGGAGATCTTCCAGGCCCTCGATTTCGCCTGGCAACACCGCTGGCAGAAAGTGAAGATGTATTTCATGCTCGGCTTGCCGGGCGAAGGCATGGACGACATCGAGGCCATCGCGGCGCTGCTCGAGAAAATCCTGGCTCAGGCCCGCTCGCGCCGGGCCACGGTCACCATCCACGTCTCTTTCTCCTCCTTCGTGCCCAAGCCGCATACGCCGCTGCAATGGGCCGGCCGCGAGGATGTCGGCACATTGGAAGAAAAAGTGGCCTACCTGAAAAACCGCCTGAAACGCTACAAAAACCTGAACCTTGATTTCCATTCTCCCCAGCTCGGCATCGTCGAGACCATCCTGGCACGCGGCGACGCCCGGGTGGGCGAGCTTTTGCTGGAAGTCTTCCGGGCAGGGGAAGCCTTCACCGCTTGGGATGCCCATTTCCATTTTCCGGTCTGGGAAAAATGGATCCGCGGCGAAGCGGGAACCGATTTCCTTGCCGCCTTGACGCCGACGACGGTTCTTCCCTGGGATTTTATCCAGTTGAATTTCAGCCGCGATTACCTGGCCGCGGAGTACGGCCGCGCCCTGTCGGCCCAGGAAACGGCGGAATGCTCGCAGCAAGATTGCGCTGCCTGCGCCGGATGCTCATTCGCCAAAAAAACATTCCCGGCAGTGGCGCCGGCTCCGCTGGTCCCGGTTTCGCCCCCGCCTCCGACCCCGGCCCGCTACCGCCGCTTGCGCATCCAGTATCAGAAGACCGGCGACCTGCGCTACCTGTCGCACTTGGCCCTGATGCAATACATCGAAAGGCTACTGCGCAAGTCCGGGCTTTTATTCAAGTACAGCGAAGGTTTTCATCCGCGCATCAAGATGGCGTCCCTGCCGCCGCTTCCGGTCGGGGCCCAGGGTTTTGCCGAGCTGGTCGAGGTTTTCGTGGCCGGTGAAATGGGCGAAGCGGAGATCGCGGCCTGCTTGAACAACGGGCAAACGGACCTGTGCTTCGACAAAGCCCGGTTTGTATTGGACGACAAGTCGCTGTACCGGGACCTGCAATTCATCGAATGGCGCTTCCTTTGGCCAGAGGCCGCCGAACACCGCGGGGACCTGGGCGACTACCTGCTTGCCGGCGAGCGGCTGACCGACGCGGGAAACAGCCTGGAATTGGCCATCGATTACTCGCGCCAGGGGCAGGAGCGCTTCGCGCGGATATACAAGCTCTTGGATCCCGAGCGGAAATGGACGGCCAATTTGAGCCGGACCGCCGTCCGCTTCAAAAATGAAAATTGA
- a CDS encoding PASTA domain-containing protein, with product MNKKVVLIGKIAGIVCSYFAVFSLSVYFTVSLLVKGDEINAPDLIGKTLAEAYTIAAKKGIILKKVVGDFGSAYLPNTVVNQFPAPDSGVKEKSVLKIFVASEVGQTVVPDLIAKNQKECDALLKNSKLKKGHTAYISSFDVPLDCVIGQSLPASSRMAEGSAIDVLVSKGAESLSFIMPDLIGKPADRVLVFFETQGLKISKIEEVTYFGLKPGIILKQFPSPGFEISAKNLIGIQVSK from the coding sequence ATGAACAAGAAAGTGGTGCTGATCGGGAAAATCGCGGGGATCGTCTGCTCATATTTCGCGGTTTTTTCCCTCTCGGTGTATTTCACCGTCAGCCTGCTGGTCAAGGGCGATGAAATCAACGCTCCCGACCTGATCGGCAAAACGCTGGCCGAGGCCTACACCATCGCCGCGAAAAAAGGCATCATCCTCAAGAAGGTCGTCGGCGATTTCGGCTCGGCCTACCTGCCCAACACCGTGGTCAACCAGTTCCCGGCACCCGATTCCGGCGTCAAGGAAAAATCGGTGCTGAAGATTTTCGTCGCTTCCGAGGTCGGCCAGACGGTCGTTCCCGACCTGATCGCCAAGAACCAGAAGGAGTGCGACGCCCTGCTCAAAAACAGCAAGCTGAAAAAAGGGCACACCGCTTATATTTCCAGCTTCGACGTGCCGTTGGACTGCGTGATCGGCCAGTCGCTGCCGGCGTCCAGCCGGATGGCGGAGGGTTCCGCCATCGACGTGCTGGTCTCCAAGGGCGCCGAGAGCCTTTCGTTCATCATGCCCGACCTGATCGGCAAACCGGCGGATCGGGTGCTCGTTTTTTTCGAGACCCAGGGCTTGAAGATCTCGAAAATCGAGGAAGTCACCTATTTCGGATTGAAGCCGGGGATCATTCTCAAGCAATTCCCATCACCCGGCTTTGAAATCAGCGCCAAGAACTTGATCGGCATTCAGGTCAGCAAATGA
- the bamD gene encoding outer membrane protein assembly factor BamD, which produces MKKLFVPALLLTVLVAAGCGSRKSINVDPSEKGSDKMMYENAVKYIGKDPEKARLLFKEIMQLYPDSAYANKGKLGIADSYFRENDSASLVMAAAEYQEYASLFPYSPDAVYARNQIGMCYYKQMRKPERDQSSTFSAIKAFEIVIQQYPGTAEAEEAKKKINECRQNLASHYYQIGYYNYVMKSFPGAVARFKQVMDEYPDFAKNDKLFYYTGKTYLAMEDLDSALSFFQRLVGNYAKSRYARKSQRLIAKINRRLAAKKEPPKPAELQSPPQGGDKSLR; this is translated from the coding sequence ATGAAAAAATTATTCGTCCCGGCCCTGCTGCTGACGGTGCTGGTTGCCGCGGGCTGCGGATCCAGGAAAAGCATCAACGTCGATCCATCCGAAAAAGGTTCGGACAAAATGATGTACGAGAATGCCGTCAAATACATCGGCAAGGACCCCGAGAAAGCGCGCCTGCTTTTCAAGGAGATCATGCAATTGTACCCCGATTCGGCCTACGCCAACAAGGGCAAGCTGGGCATCGCCGATTCCTACTTCAGGGAAAACGATTCGGCGTCGCTGGTCATGGCCGCCGCCGAATACCAGGAGTACGCCAGCCTCTTCCCGTATTCTCCCGATGCCGTGTACGCCAGGAACCAGATCGGCATGTGCTACTACAAGCAAATGAGAAAGCCGGAGCGCGATCAGAGCAGCACCTTCTCCGCCATCAAGGCGTTCGAAATCGTCATCCAGCAGTACCCGGGCACGGCTGAGGCCGAGGAAGCCAAGAAAAAAATAAATGAATGCCGCCAGAACCTGGCCAGCCATTATTACCAGATCGGCTACTACAACTATGTCATGAAGTCTTTTCCCGGCGCCGTCGCCCGCTTCAAGCAGGTCATGGACGAATACCCCGACTTCGCCAAGAACGACAAGCTTTTTTATTATACCGGCAAAACCTATCTGGCCATGGAGGACCTGGATTCGGCGCTTTCTTTTTTCCAGCGCCTGGTCGGCAATTACGCCAAATCCAGGTACGCCAGAAAGTCCCAGCGCCTGATCGCCAAGATCAACCGCCGGCTGGCGGCCAAGAAAGAGCCGCCCAAACCAGCAGAGCTGCAAAGTCCCCCGCAAGGGGGGGATAAGAGCCTTAGATAG
- a CDS encoding FtsW/RodA/SpoVE family cell cycle protein produces the protein MKDYFKYFDKGTFVLLLLLSLIGIVLIFSAGFPLKESNYLKQIVWLFVSLAGFFVVFALKIDFVFRHALTAYLGLLAILALQIVAGRISAGTKSWFRLGVVGMQFSEFVKIPLALFLAKTLVRFQDINWKTFILLILLVAGPVFLIVLQPDLGVSFILCSLIPITILLKKIRPMILITSLILALLCGAVGWNSVLKNYQRNRIVSFLNPSKYKTSIGYQIIQSKIAIGSGGLSGKGYLKGSQSQYQFLPARHTDFIISVIGEELGFISIAVLLFIFFLVFYRQFRFNFQSDEEFYFIYLFNGLILFQFLINVAMAIGLFPVLGISLPFVSYGGSSLLSFYLGEAIIFRIKINNYLT, from the coding sequence ATGAAGGACTACTTTAAATATTTCGACAAGGGGACTTTTGTCCTGCTGCTGCTGCTCTCGCTGATCGGGATCGTGCTGATTTTCAGCGCCGGCTTTCCCCTGAAGGAAAGCAACTATCTCAAGCAGATCGTCTGGCTGTTCGTTTCCCTGGCCGGTTTTTTTGTCGTCTTTGCGCTGAAGATCGATTTCGTCTTCCGCCATGCCCTCACCGCCTACCTCGGGCTTCTGGCCATCCTGGCCCTGCAGATCGTTGCCGGCCGCATATCGGCCGGGACAAAAAGCTGGTTCCGCTTGGGCGTGGTCGGCATGCAGTTTTCGGAGTTCGTCAAGATTCCCCTGGCTCTTTTCCTGGCCAAAACCCTGGTCCGCTTTCAGGATATCAACTGGAAGACGTTCATCCTGCTGATCCTGCTCGTGGCCGGTCCGGTTTTTCTGATCGTGTTGCAACCCGACCTGGGCGTTTCCTTCATCCTCTGTTCCTTGATCCCGATCACCATCCTGCTGAAGAAAATCAGGCCGATGATCTTGATCACGTCGCTCATCCTGGCTTTGCTGTGCGGGGCGGTCGGTTGGAATTCCGTGCTGAAGAACTACCAGCGCAACCGCATCGTCTCTTTCTTGAATCCATCGAAGTACAAGACGTCCATCGGCTATCAGATCATCCAGTCCAAGATCGCCATCGGTTCGGGCGGCTTGAGCGGGAAGGGCTACTTGAAGGGATCGCAATCCCAGTATCAGTTTTTGCCGGCCCGCCATACCGATTTCATCATCTCGGTCATTGGCGAGGAACTGGGGTTCATCAGCATCGCCGTCCTGCTTTTCATTTTCTTCCTCGTTTTTTACCGGCAATTCAGGTTTAATTTTCAAAGCGATGAGGAATTCTATTTCATATATCTCTTCAACGGCTTGATCCTTTTTCAGTTCCTGATCAACGTGGCCATGGCCATTGGCCTGTTCCCGGTCCTGGGGATCTCTCTGCCCTTTGTCTCGTACGGCGGTTCGTCATTGCTTTCTTTTTACCTCGGCGAAGCGATCATTTTCCGCATCAAAATAAACAATTATCTGACATGA
- a CDS encoding epoxyqueuosine reductase QueH, with product MKKKLLLHICCGPCAIYVWQKLQMEFEVSGFFYNPNIQPFGEFEFRRLELVKLAERFAWAVTYFPYEPRGWFAAIRGLEREAERGARCPLCFRFRLEKAFQHAREHGFDAVASTLSISPSKRTAQINEQGYVLAEATGVAFIGEDFKKKNGFLISRRQGKELGVKHQDYCGCVYSKVERLLRQRPR from the coding sequence GTGAAAAAGAAACTCCTGCTGCACATTTGCTGCGGCCCCTGCGCCATCTATGTCTGGCAGAAGCTGCAGATGGAATTCGAGGTCAGCGGTTTTTTTTACAATCCCAATATCCAGCCGTTCGGGGAATTCGAGTTCCGCCGCCTGGAACTGGTCAAGCTTGCCGAGCGGTTCGCCTGGGCGGTGACCTACTTTCCCTATGAGCCGCGCGGCTGGTTTGCCGCCATCCGCGGCTTGGAACGGGAAGCCGAGCGCGGGGCGCGCTGTCCGCTGTGTTTCCGCTTCCGGCTGGAAAAGGCTTTTCAACATGCCCGCGAGCACGGTTTTGACGCCGTGGCCTCGACGCTGTCGATCAGTCCTTCCAAGCGGACGGCGCAGATCAACGAGCAGGGATATGTCCTGGCCGAAGCGACCGGCGTCGCCTTTATCGGCGAAGACTTCAAAAAGAAGAATGGCTTTCTCATCAGCCGCCGGCAGGGGAAGGAACTCGGGGTCAAGCACCAGGATTACTGCGGCTGTGTCTATTCCAAAGTGGAAAGGCTGCTGCGCCAACGCCCGCGCTGA
- the uvrC gene encoding excinuclease ABC subunit UvrC yields the protein MLKNRKDLPEKPGIYIFKTAAGKTLYIGKAINLKKRVGQYFQKRDNPLLQNLLQRAADIDYVVTAAEDDALLLEANLVHSYQPPFNIRLKDDKSFPFIEITLNENFPGIYFSRRVAAGNYGLGPLVSSQKARDLIDTVTRLFRLRSCAASTFKKGVPCLYFHIDRCSAPCAGRIDPRHYRQQVLDAVDFLKGHKRKVAVALAQRMSRYAEALDFEHAQKIKQDLELIESFSPRSCISTRARGDCDILVASSLGDEAFFAYFAVVGGQVRKSEYFNLPAIDSGEDEVLKGFLLDFYQRRPLPGEIIVARLPGHAQALEKLFSDQAGRRVRIRTVRQGRKKRILELAWQNLALFIQKSDYRLLAEKIRQQLGLRNFPAFIEGYDISHLGEKNRVGARVVFKNGRPEKRSYRSYLIRGAGGGDTGALKEVLSRRFASETDQPHRVDPPDDFNAAEKRLKSWREQPDLLLIDGGRPQMAAARQVKEKLRLRSDLLALAKGEERIFMEDGSSLVLAPGSPAKFLFQNIRDEVHRRAITHHRRRRDVLSRGRREKLPG from the coding sequence GTGCTGAAAAATAGAAAGGACCTCCCCGAAAAACCGGGGATCTATATTTTTAAGACCGCGGCCGGAAAGACCCTCTATATCGGCAAGGCGATCAACCTGAAAAAACGGGTCGGCCAGTATTTCCAAAAGAGGGACAATCCCCTTTTGCAGAACCTGCTGCAGCGGGCGGCCGACATCGATTATGTTGTCACCGCCGCCGAGGACGACGCCCTGCTGCTGGAAGCGAACCTGGTGCATAGCTATCAGCCCCCGTTCAATATCCGGCTCAAGGACGACAAGAGTTTCCCGTTCATCGAGATCACCCTGAATGAAAATTTTCCCGGGATCTACTTTTCACGCCGGGTGGCTGCCGGTAACTACGGACTGGGCCCGCTGGTCAGCTCCCAGAAGGCCAGGGACCTGATCGACACCGTCACCCGTCTTTTTCGTCTCCGCTCCTGCGCCGCTTCCACCTTTAAAAAAGGCGTTCCCTGCCTGTATTTCCATATCGACCGCTGCTCGGCGCCCTGCGCCGGCAGGATCGACCCAAGACATTACCGCCAGCAGGTGCTGGATGCCGTCGATTTTTTGAAGGGACATAAACGAAAGGTCGCGGTCGCGCTCGCGCAGCGGATGAGCCGCTATGCCGAGGCGCTGGATTTTGAGCATGCGCAGAAAATTAAGCAGGACCTGGAGCTGATAGAAAGTTTTTCGCCCCGCTCCTGCATTTCGACCCGCGCCCGCGGCGATTGCGATATCCTGGTCGCCAGCAGCCTGGGCGACGAGGCGTTTTTCGCCTATTTCGCCGTTGTGGGCGGCCAGGTGCGCAAGAGCGAGTATTTCAACCTGCCGGCCATCGACAGCGGCGAGGATGAGGTTTTGAAGGGCTTCCTGCTCGATTTTTACCAGCGCCGGCCGCTGCCCGGGGAAATCATCGTTGCCAGGCTCCCGGGGCATGCGCAGGCGCTGGAAAAGCTGTTCTCCGACCAGGCCGGCCGCCGGGTGCGCATCCGCACCGTCCGCCAGGGCCGCAAGAAAAGGATCCTGGAGCTGGCTTGGCAGAACCTGGCCCTGTTCATTCAGAAAAGCGATTATCGCTTGCTGGCGGAAAAGATCAGGCAGCAACTGGGCCTGCGGAATTTTCCCGCTTTCATCGAAGGTTACGATATCTCCCACCTGGGTGAAAAGAATCGTGTCGGCGCCCGGGTGGTTTTTAAAAACGGCCGACCCGAAAAGCGCTCCTACCGGAGTTACCTCATCCGCGGTGCCGGCGGCGGCGATACCGGTGCCTTGAAGGAGGTTCTTTCGCGGCGCTTCGCTAGCGAAACAGATCAGCCCCACAGGGTTGACCCGCCGGATGATTTCAACGCAGCGGAGAAGCGATTGAAATCATGGCGGGAGCAACCGGACCTATTGCTGATCGACGGCGGACGGCCGCAAATGGCCGCGGCCCGCCAGGTTAAGGAAAAGTTGAGGCTGCGCAGCGATTTGCTGGCCCTGGCCAAGGGCGAAGAGCGGATTTTCATGGAAGACGGATCTTCCTTGGTCCTCGCTCCCGGTTCGCCGGCCAAGTTCCTTTTCCAAAACATACGCGATGAGGTCCACCGGCGGGCGATCACCCATCATCGCCGTAGACGCGATGTGCTCAGTCGCGGACGTCGCGAAAAACTCCCTGGCTGA
- the rpe gene encoding ribulose-phosphate 3-epimerase — translation MNPVFPSILSTNFFDLHAKLNAFVAQGIDFIHLDIMDGHFVDTISFGPTLARALKDKFPFRLDAHLMVSNPARMVPRFIEAGAEWLSFHLETDADCEGLIGLIKKRGCRAGLVLNPDTPLERVHPFLHTIDYVLLMSVFPGKGGQTFIAATLERVRQLKRELLRRQSPCLLQVDGGITVENIARLKEAGADLFVVGTHLYHAENIEKKIGQLLKRLQWSQT, via the coding sequence ATGAACCCCGTTTTTCCGTCCATCTTATCCACGAACTTTTTCGATCTGCACGCCAAGTTGAACGCGTTTGTCGCCCAAGGCATCGATTTCATCCACCTGGATATCATGGATGGGCATTTCGTCGACACCATCTCCTTCGGGCCGACGCTGGCTCGGGCCCTCAAGGACAAATTCCCTTTCCGCCTGGATGCCCACCTGATGGTCAGCAATCCGGCCAGGATGGTCCCGCGTTTCATCGAGGCCGGGGCCGAGTGGCTTTCCTTTCACCTGGAGACCGACGCCGACTGCGAAGGCCTGATCGGGTTGATCAAAAAGAGAGGTTGCCGGGCCGGTTTGGTGCTCAATCCCGACACTCCCCTGGAGCGGGTGCACCCTTTTTTGCATACGATCGATTATGTTCTCTTGATGAGCGTTTTCCCCGGCAAAGGCGGCCAGACTTTCATCGCCGCCACCCTGGAGCGGGTCCGCCAGCTGAAGCGGGAGCTGCTGCGCCGGCAAAGCCCCTGCCTGCTGCAGGTGGACGGCGGCATCACCGTGGAAAACATCGCGCGGCTCAAGGAGGCGGGAGCCGACCTGTTCGTGGTTGGAACGCATCTGTACCATGCTGAAAACATAGAAAAAAAAATCGGCCAATTACTAAAACGGCTGCAATGGAGTCAAACATGA
- the mrdA gene encoding penicillin-binding protein 2 encodes MYPSKRKLSPATIKKSGLVSAVFLIVVFLGIIAAFWNIQIVNNEYYRRLAIKNITRSIDLPAPRGLIVDHRRVALSENKINFTLYLVRENVTDMEKTLRLATFFSGKNPIVIRATIAKYKKYPQFYRIPIKTNLPRGTVIFIESRQEEFPEFVIGVEPTRTYPFENCAANVLGYISEITEAELGVKEGKEYALGDFVGRSGIEKQYEPFLRGTKGNQIVIKDNLEKIQKVESEIKPVIGATVVLTLDLDLQKFIEGLFVDTSGAVGVVDLRNGGILAMVSKPDFNPEIFSQEMALEQWLALSNDPQKPLQNKFLQGIYSPGSVFKIIMALTGLQEKIVSPTTVVHCSGSQDFYGREFHCWNLYGHGTMNIVSALQNSCNIFFYNLGKRLDIDTIARYARMMGLGERSGIDMPSENTGLVPDSAWKMQTMKQRWFPGETISVAIGHGSLNVTPVQLLKMIATVALRGRIPRLHLLQRIEKEGKTIVEFKPEFTQVPIAAENFQLVVEGLFRVVNEGGTARAAAIAGLDICGKTGTSQIIAKENPNYDMLTKEKRFMPNSWFVSFAPKDNPRLAMVVLIENGGDAGAIAAPLAARIYQKYFADEGLL; translated from the coding sequence ATGTATCCTAGCAAAAGGAAGCTGTCCCCCGCCACCATCAAGAAGTCGGGCTTGGTCTCGGCCGTTTTTTTGATCGTTGTTTTCCTGGGAATTATCGCCGCTTTCTGGAACATTCAAATCGTCAACAATGAATACTACCGCCGCCTGGCCATAAAAAACATCACCCGCTCGATCGATCTCCCGGCTCCGCGCGGGCTGATCGTGGACCATCGGCGGGTGGCGTTGTCTGAAAACAAGATCAATTTCACCCTCTATCTGGTCCGTGAGAACGTGACCGACATGGAAAAGACCCTGCGCCTGGCCACTTTTTTTTCCGGCAAAAATCCCATCGTCATCCGCGCCACCATCGCCAAATACAAGAAATACCCCCAATTCTACCGCATCCCCATCAAAACCAACCTGCCCCGGGGCACCGTGATTTTCATCGAAAGCCGGCAGGAGGAATTCCCCGAATTCGTGATCGGGGTCGAACCCACGCGAACCTACCCGTTCGAAAATTGCGCGGCGAACGTGCTGGGCTACATCTCCGAGATAACCGAAGCGGAACTGGGCGTCAAGGAGGGCAAGGAGTATGCCCTGGGCGACTTCGTCGGCCGCAGCGGCATCGAGAAGCAGTACGAGCCGTTTTTAAGGGGGACGAAGGGTAACCAGATCGTCATCAAGGACAACCTGGAAAAAATTCAAAAAGTCGAGTCCGAGATCAAACCGGTGATCGGGGCCACCGTGGTGTTGACCCTGGACCTCGACTTGCAGAAGTTCATCGAAGGGTTGTTCGTCGATACCAGCGGGGCCGTCGGGGTCGTGGACCTGCGCAATGGGGGCATCCTGGCCATGGTCAGCAAGCCCGACTTCAACCCCGAAATTTTTTCGCAGGAAATGGCCTTGGAGCAATGGCTGGCCTTGAGCAACGATCCGCAGAAGCCTTTGCAGAACAAGTTTTTGCAGGGGATCTATTCGCCGGGGTCGGTGTTCAAGATCATCATGGCGCTGACCGGGCTGCAGGAGAAGATCGTCAGCCCAACCACGGTGGTGCATTGTTCCGGCAGCCAGGATTTCTACGGCCGTGAATTCCATTGCTGGAACCTGTACGGGCACGGCACCATGAACATCGTTTCCGCCCTGCAGAACTCCTGCAACATTTTTTTCTACAATCTGGGCAAGCGCCTGGATATTGACACGATCGCCCGTTACGCGCGGATGATGGGGCTGGGGGAGCGGAGCGGCATCGACATGCCCAGCGAGAACACGGGGCTGGTGCCCGACAGCGCCTGGAAAATGCAGACCATGAAGCAGCGCTGGTTTCCCGGCGAGACGATTTCGGTGGCCATCGGCCATGGCAGCCTGAACGTGACTCCGGTGCAACTGCTCAAGATGATCGCCACCGTGGCCCTGCGCGGCCGGATACCCCGCCTGCACTTGCTGCAGAGGATCGAAAAGGAAGGGAAGACGATCGTCGAGTTCAAGCCCGAATTCACCCAGGTGCCCATCGCCGCTGAAAATTTTCAACTGGTCGTCGAGGGGTTGTTCCGCGTGGTCAACGAGGGCGGGACGGCCCGCGCGGCGGCGATCGCCGGCCTGGATATTTGCGGCAAGACCGGCACCTCGCAGATCATCGCCAAGGAGAACCCGAACTACGACATGCTGACCAAGGAAAAAAGATTCATGCCCAATTCCTGGTTCGTCTCGTTCGCGCCCAAGGACAATCCCCGCCTGGCCATGGTGGTATTGATCGAGAACGGTGGCGATGCCGGCGCGATCGCCGCCCCGCTGGCGGCGCGGATTTACCAAAAATATTTTGCCGATGAAGGACTACTTTAA